A window of the Pungitius pungitius chromosome 3, fPunPun2.1, whole genome shotgun sequence genome harbors these coding sequences:
- the LOC134127011 gene encoding pancreatic secretory granule membrane major glycoprotein GP2-like has translation MRLFSGSSSLHGWISCELLNQPPFDACHQHIDTDAYVAACNNTLCVYPAVDGLHCQFLEAYAESCSLKEVPLGDWRTTVQCPAVPQVSCLDQYCSEHEFCGDLLGEASCFCRALFASKFNPTNALGEQTVCTQNSATVTLAECLLQDRRINSSVLHLNDPNCKGHLDPQTHMVEFSFDTSNTCGAEVSMNNSQILYKNTIMTRNASQNGIITRKDQVQIDFSCFYTKPDVQSLSFRIKDSSVVLQVVSGPWNYTLTMAANTDGGLQNLVESSTELQLNQKVWLQLKADGLDGDAVAIVTDSCWATTQPSTDSSPRYDLVIAGCPNKADQTVTVEGNGLETSNVFSFNVFQFSGETSAIYLHCKVELCPKEGTTCAPTCPASSKRRRRSSRSNTAALITMAWSN, from the exons ATGAGACTGTTCTCtggttcctcctctctgcatggCTGGATCAGCTGTGAGCTCCTGAATCAGCCCCCCTTCGATGCTTGTCACCAACACATCGACACGGACGCCTACGTGGCCGCCTGCAACAACACTTTGTGCGTCTACCCGGCGGTGGACGGTCTCCACTGCCAGTTTCTGGAGGCCTACGCCGAGTCCTGCAGCCTGAAGGAGGTCCCACTGGGGGACTGGAGGACAACGGTCCAATGCC CTGCTGTCCCTCAGGTCTCCTGTCTGGACCAGTACTGCAGTGAGCACGAGTTCTGTGGAGATCTCCTCGGTGAAGCCAGCTGCTTCTGTCGGGCCTTGTTTGCCTCCAAGTTCAACCCGACCAACGCTTTAG GCGAGCAGACAGTCTGCACGCAGAACTCTGCCACTGTGACTCTGGCTGAATGTCTGCTGCAGGACCGACGCATCAactcctccgtcctccacctCAATGACCCCAACTGCAAAGGTCACTTGGACCCACAAACCCACATGGTGGAGTTCAGCTTCGACACCAGCAACACCTGTGGGGCTGAGGTTTCG ATGAACAACAGCCAAATCCTCTACAAGAACACCATCATGACGAGGAACGCCTCTCAGAACGGCATCATCACCCGGAAAGACCAAGTACAGATCGACTTCTCCTGCTTCTACACAAAGCCAGACGTCCAGAGCCTGTCCTTCAGGATCAAAGACAG CTCTGTGGTACTGCAGGTCGTATCCGGACCTTGGAACTACACCCTGACGATGGCCGCCAACACCGACGGAGGACTCCAGAACCTCGTGGAGTCGAGCACCGAGCTCCAGCTGAACCAGAAGGTGTGGCTGCAGCTGAAGGCGGACGGGCTGGACGGCGACGCTGTTGCCATAGTGACCGACTCCTGCTGGGCCACCACCCAGCCGTCCACCGACAGCAGCCCGCGATACGACCTCGTCATCGCCGG ATGCCCCAACAAAGCCGACCAGACGGTGACGGTGGAGGGAAACGGACTGGAAACCTCCAACGTCTTCTCTTTCAACGTGTTCCAGTTCTCTGGAGAAACATCTGCCATCTATCTGCACTGCAAAGTGGAGCTGTGCCCCAAAGAGGGAACAACCTGTGCTCCG ACCTGCCCTGCAAGCAGTAAAAGGAGGCGCAGGTCTTCCAGGTCCAACACTGCAGCCCTCATCACTATGGCCTGGAGTAATTAA